A genomic window from Silene latifolia isolate original U9 population chromosome Y, ASM4854445v1, whole genome shotgun sequence includes:
- the LOC141628590 gene encoding secreted RxLR effector protein 161-like, with translation MEEFEMTDLGLLQYFLRLELKQGNNGIFLNQRKYVQDLLKKFKVKESDVAFTPMNINEKLQRNDGTLSADEKLYRSLVGGLNYLTHTRPDIAYCVSVVSRYLHSPTKQHLGAVKRVLKYLAGTVEYGIWYTKSENFKLMGYTDNDWVGSIDDRKSTSGCVFGLGSGAVTWSLKKQETVALSSSEAEYVAAGAAGRHAVWLRKLLADLGHE, from the coding sequence ATGGAAGAGTTTGAGATGACTGACTTGGGTTTGCTGCAGTATTTTCTTAGGCTAGAGCTGAAGCAAGGAAACAATGGCATATTTCTAAACCAAAGAAAATATGTTCAAGATTTATTGAAGAAGTTTAAGGTGAAAGAGAGTGATGTTGCATTTACACCAATGAACATAAATGAGAAGCTGCAAAGGAATGATGGTACACTTAGTGCAGATGAGAAGCTGTACAGGAGTCTTGTAGGTGGATTGAACTATCTCACACACACTAGACCAGACATAGCTTACTGTGTTAGTGTGGTGTCAAGGTATCTCCATAGCCCAACAAAGCAACATTTAGGAGCTGTAAAGAGAGTTTTGAAATATTTGGCAGGCACAGTGGAGTATGGAATCTGGTATACAAAGTCTGAAAATTTCAAGCTTATGGGGTATACAGATAATGACTGGGTAGGCTCCATAGATGACAGAAAGAGCACGTCTGGGTGTGTGTTTGGACTTGGTTCAGGTGCTGTCACTTGGAGTTTAAAGAAGCAAGAGACAGTGGCTCTATCTTCCTCTGAGGCAGAATATGTTGCAGCAGGAGCAGCAGGAAGACATGCAGTCTGGTTAAGAAAATTGTTAGCTGATCTAGGGCATGAGTAG
- the LOC141628592 gene encoding uncharacterized protein LOC141628592 has translation MTKNPAFQARTKHIEVQHHFIRKLVNDGKIELKFCGTNAQNANLFTKGLSRAKHQFFVERVGVVAVVKSSTRNDLRDMILTLKFMIKAPKTYSLEQIDEVRTKFGQHMHCSLRRKMKPVLNSIIGLEQAAFIEGRDLFDNSMVAHELAFKYNRSLLTPRCILKVDIRKAFDSVSWEFLSSCLHLFGFPQKFRNWILACVTSSHFSLSINGSTEGFFPGKRGLRQGDPLSPYLFVICMEVLSRMLRKLPFHPGFSYHPKCVQIKLTHLIFADDLLVFTRGDLPSVLAVDNCLKAFAALSGLQVNPMKSNLYFGGVPPHVKQLILTSTGYVEGELPVRYLGLPLFSSRLTQKMFLPMLDKIREKISHWANHQLSYAECVRIFCGGLRREAGGWFSKAGKATFVCPTEGGMDIKEILSWNKSQLMVWVKKLISDTPNIWVKWAKAYLLKGADFWEFRITAAHLWFWSNVIAMRDCLLQVTGGKAQALSLLQKPDYKQRVYQLLRKKGSPFSMHKTLGDSFTYPKHAVIGVLAIQNKLPTIDNICSRGLMLVNRCVLCEQQAETAAHLFFECSYSQEVWLGVATWLRCTSSIALRFVCSWFKRHNRGRSLLKKQRRCALLSSIYLIWAERNKRIFQNLARPPSSLIWKVKYLVFVRSQCNDNAYDSIVS, from the exons ATGACAAAGAATCCTGCATTTCAAGCCAGGACAAAGCATATTGAGGTCCAACATCATTTTATCAGGAAACTTGTGAATGATGGAAAAATTGAACTGAAATTCTGTGGAACAAATGCTCAAAATGCTAACCTGTTCACAAAAGGATTGTCCCGGGCAAAGCATCAGTTCTTCGTAGAAAGGGTTGGG GTTGTTGCTGTTGTGAAATCTTCTACCCGAAATGATCTTCGTGATATGATTTTGACCTTGAAG TTTATGATTAAGGCCCCAAAGACATACTCACTTGAGCAAATTGATGAGGTGCGCACCAAATTTGGGCAACATATGCATTGCAGTTTAAGGCGCAA GATGAAACCAGTGTTGAACTCTATAATAGGGCTTGAGCAGGCTGCCTTCATTGAGGGGAGGGATCTTTTTGATAATTCCATGGTTGCTCACGAGCTTGCTTTTAAATATAATAGGAGCCTTCTGACACCTAGATGCATTTTAAAAGTGGACATCCGCAAAGCTTTTGACTCTGTTAGTTGGGAATTCCTATCTAGCTGCCTGCACCTGTTTGGCTTTCCTCAAAAATTCAGAAATTGGATCTTGGCCTGTGTTACTTCCTCCCATTTTTCTTTGAGCATCAATGGTTCAACTGAGGGGTTCTTTCCTGGTAAACGGGGTTTGAGGCAAGGGGACCCGCTCTCTCCATATTTGTTTGTCATTTGTATGGAAGTGCTTTCAAGAATGCTGAGGAAACTACCCTTCCACCCAGGCTTTTCTTATCACCCAAAATGCGTTCAAATAAAGCTAACCCATCTAATCTTTGCTGACGACTTATTGGTTTTCACCAGGGGAGATCTTCCATCTGTCCTTGCTGTGGATAATTGTCTTAAAGCCTTTGCTGCCCTATCTGGCTTACAAGTAAATCCAATGAAATCTAATCTTTACTTTGGCGGAGTCCCACCTCACGTTAAGCAGCTAATTCTGACTTCTACTGGTTACGTTGAAGGAGAATTGCCTGTTCGCTATCTGGGGCTTCCCCTGTTCAGCTCTCGGCTCACCCAAAAAATGTTCCTCCCCATGCTTGATAAAATACGGGAAAAAATTTCTCATTGGGCTAATCATCAACTTAGCTATGCTG AATGTGTAAGGATTTTTTGTGGGGGATTAAGGAGGGAAGCAGGCGGATGGTTTTCAAAAGCTGGGAAAGCTACTTTTGTTTGCCCGACAGAAGGTGGTATGGATATCAAAGAAATTCTCAGCTGGAACAAATCACAGCTCATGGTTTGGGTTAAAAAGCTCATCTCTGATACTCCGAATATATGGGTTAAATGGGCCAAGGCCTACTTGCTCAAAGGGGCAGATTTCTGGGAATTTCGTATAACAGCTGCTCATTTATGGTTTTGGAGCAACGTTATAGCCATGAGGGATTGTTTGCTTCAGGTCACGGGTGGGAAAGCTCAAGCACTATCCTTGCTGCAAAAGCCAGATTATAAGCAGAGGGTGTACCAGCTGCTACGAAAGAAAGGCTCGCCATTTTCTATGCACAAAACACTAGGTGACTCGTTTACATATCCTAAGCATGCAGTAATTGGAGTCTTGGCAATTCAAAACAAGCTTCCTACTATTGATAACATTTGTAGTAGGGGTCTGATGCTTGTTAACAGATGCGTTTTGTGTGAGCAACAGGCTGAGACGGCAGCTCACCTGTTCTTTGAGTGCTCTTATTCGCAAGAGGTTTGGTTAGGAGTGGCAACCTGGCTTAGATGTACTTCCTCTATTGCACTGCGTTTTGTCTGCTCCTGGTTCAAACGTCATAATCGGGGTCGTAGTTTGCTCAAGAAGCAAAGGAGGTGTGCCTTGCTTAGTTCCATCTATCTCATTTGGGCTGAGCGTAACAAACGGATCTTTCAGAATTTGGCTCGTCCTCCCTCTTCATTGATCTGGAAGGTCAAGTACTTGGTTTTTGTGCGATCTCAATGTAATGACAATGCTTATGATAGCATAGTTTCTTAG